The DNA window tattttttccccacGTCAAGCATCACTCAATATAGAATGACGaagcaaaaattttgaattttaggcatttttgtgaatttatttaaaatttaaaaagtgaaatataatGTTGATGTATTCAGACCTTTTCTATGACACTTTAAACATATTTCAGGCACATATGAAAGGCACACCCCTGTCTATATGGGGTCCAACAGGTGACAATaagtatcagagcaaaaaccaagccaagaGATCCAAGGAACTGTCTGCAGAATTTAGAGACCAAGGCAGAGATCTGGGAAATGCTGCAGAAAAATCCTGCAATATTGAAGAATCCCAAGAGCACAGCTGCTTTCATTATCCTTAAAAGGAAGAAGGTTGCAACAAcaatgactcttcctagagctgaccaccTGGCCAAACTGATACGGCATGGGAGAAACACCATGGAGAtgcttcagtttttcattttaataaatttgcaaaaatttctgaaaatcctgtttttattttgaaactcTATGATATTGAGTATTACTTAatgtggggaaaaatgaattaaagtgaATTTAGCAGAaaactgcaacataacaaaatgttttaaaagtgaaGGGACCCAAAAACTTTCTGAATACATTGTAAAGAAGACTGGTGATCTCAATCTATCATGCTGTGAGGTTTTGATCAATTAAAGTGGTCAGCAGAGTATACCTTCAAATATGACAGAGAAGGAAGCTAAACAGATTGTGATGGTGGAGTAATAGTGGGAAAAAATAGCTAGTGACAATATGACCCAACCTGGAGTTGTTTTACACCATTACAAGAACACTGGGGGAGGTTTAATATAATAGACTGGAATGGAACCCAAACTCTGTAACAGTGATTACCATTACATTATAGTGTTTCAAGGTTTATAGGGTCACTAGTGTCACATATACAGAATGCAGTGAAAATTCTCACTTACATCTGAGTGCCACTGCTTATGTGTTGTAAGAACGCATTGTACTCTAGTTTTCCATTCCACTCACTCTGATGCCAAGCCACCCCCAGTATTGGTGTGGCAAAatgaaaatcacattttaaaaaccaGACCTATGGTGAGAAGTACCTTTGTGGTAAGTTTCAAGCCTAAGCTAACGTaaagaacaaacacacaaaatgatgCTTTAAAGACACAGAAATTgttgtaattaataaaaaatataacaaaaacattccTTTCAAAGAAAGAACAGAATTAAAGCAAAGATCTTCTTTAGAGAGGCTTGCAGTCTTGAGGGGCAATGGAGCCAATGACTGGGACCTTACTGGACTCATGAGTGGCCACACAGGAGTATCTCGCATGGCTCTTCCAGTCCGCAGCAGGCAGCTTCAGGTAACTAATAGCCAGGTAGGAATTTCCACTGCTGTCCAAGGACACCGGGCTGGACTGAATGTTGTCCGTCACTCGCTGACCATCCACACTCCACTGGATGTCTATGTACCCCGGGAAAAAGCCACTCACCAGGCAGCTGAGAGTCACTTGGCCTGAACCGCTGAGCTGCTCTTGTGGGGGAGGAAGAACCTGAACAGACGGACGAGGAAGGTCACTTCCTGGTGGAAgagataaaatataatataaggtCATGTATAGTATTGAAAGTTATGTTTAAACGGTTTAGGgtttgggcggcacagtggcgcagtggtagcgctgctgcctcacatttaggagacccggtttgcttcctaggtcctccctgcatggagtttgcatgttctccccatgtgggtttcctctgggtgctccagtttcctcccacagtccaaagacatgcaggttaggtggattggcgattctaaattgtccctagtgtgtgcttggtgtgtgggtgtgtgtgtcctgcggtgtaccgggattggttcctgccttgtgccctgtgttggctggggttggctccagcagatccccgtgaccctgtgttcatattcaacgggttggataatggatggatggttttggcTTAAGTAGAAAATGTTAAAGTTAGATGTATTTCTTTTCTACAGAAAACACAACATCCTAAGTTCCCTAAGGAATTCTACAAAATAGTTTAGTTCATTTTAACAAGATAGAGTACAGGACTGCTTATCATGTAATAAATTAGTACAAtgtattttgttgcttttttatgtAAAGCCTAATATTTTCAAAATAGAAGTGGTTACAAACATGACTCAGtgcttttttattatgttttatttatttttataactctAATAACTAGCTTTTGAAACCACATTTTCCAGCACAGAACTTCAGAGAACCAACTGAATGAAATGTCAGTACTTCCAGTAcattatttcaattttagttttgcttttgtgtttatatAATGTTACAATTTGTATGCGTGAAACCCAATAATCCATGTTCACACAGTAGAAACCCAACATTTTAGCTTAAAacacaacactttttttaaatatttttaggttCAAACTTTTTCATCCACAAAATAACACATAATGCTTTGAAATGAACTGGCACCTTGCCCAGAATCTTCTCCTGccttacactcagtgctgctaggataagcTCCTGCCCTCTGAAGTCAGAATTTAATTAATCTGCATGGACTATGTATGTAGCCTACATAATCTATAAATTCTGGCAGAATGacatgtttttaacagttttattaaGCCACCTCAAACAGTTTAGTTTAAACATGGATCGGATGTGTTGAAGTTTTTATTTAGTGTTACGTGTATTTTAAAGGAAAAGTTGCTATCAAAAAACCTTCACAACACTGGAATagataaagtgcatttaaaatataaatggattgatggaagTAATGAGGATTAcagtatttaacaaataaaagttTGTTGAATTTCTATAAATTCTATGAGGACATAGAATTAAATGTGTCTGTGAAAGCATTGACTGTTTTGAAGCATGTTGAAATGGATAATATAAATTTGAATTTGTACTGTGAATTATTTTGAAGAAGGAGCTATCAAGATAGTAGCAAAAGCTCAAAAATTTCATGTACTAATAAAGAACAAAGACTTGCTGAGATTGATTTTGAATTGTGAACGTCAATGATGTTTTTCAATGTGAATCTTTACGTCTCTGTGTGACTGTAAattattttgttgtattattttaaatactctGCTCTTATCATTTTCCTGTCTGCTTTCACTGATAACTGTGTTGTATGTTCAAcacctgaaatatttaaaataatgaattcttCTTTTACATTGAACTCGCAGCATCACTTAGATATGAATTTGATAGAAAGCAAGTCAAGTGGTTTTCTATGAACGCTATGAAACATTGCTACACTCATTAAAAATGATTCATATTAAGCAAACTAATGAAGTAATTTAAATTTGCGGATTGATACTTAAACAGTGCCACTGTattgtaaacttttaaaaacaagttttCTTTTCCTCTGGATATGTCAGTTTGAACTGTATCAAGTGTACTCACTCAGAACTTGTACTCGAGTCCCTTCTCCCCATGCTTGATTTCCATCAGTATAGTAAATGAAACAGTAGTATTTGGAGTCATCATTTGCCTCGACATTATTAATTGTGAGAAGATAATAACTCCTGACTGTATCTCTTGATGGTACAAATCGATCTGATATCGCAGGAGCTCTGTAGATTTTGT is part of the Polypterus senegalus isolate Bchr_013 unplaced genomic scaffold, ASM1683550v1 scaffold_1007, whole genome shotgun sequence genome and encodes:
- the LOC120519694 gene encoding immunoglobulin lambda-1 light chain-like, whose protein sequence is MNLLQILCTIFLLGVSVNADPTIFSQSPSVIPVTPGQSVTLECAVKNEDVSRVSMRWIRQSPGKAPEGVLRYMADNKIYRAPAISDRFVPSRDTVRSYYLLTINNVEANDDSKYYCFIYYTDGNQAWGEGTRVQVLRSDLPRPSVQVLPPPQEQLSGSGQVTLSCLVSGFFPGYIDIQWSVDGQRVTDNIQSSPVSLDSSGNSYLAISYLKLPAADWKSHARYSCVATHESSKVPVIGSIAPQDCKPL